The genomic DNA GCGGACGCCATGGTCGGCTGGATGCTGGAGCGGCCCGGGATGGAAAGCGTACGCTCGGTGAACGCGGTGGTGGGCGAGACCAACGACGGCTTCCTCAACGACATCCGCGCGCGGCCTATCGAGCCGGGGCACGTGGTCGCGGCCCTGGAGGAGGCCTCCGGCGGCGCGGTGGAAGAAGGCGCCGTGGGCGCCGGCGCGGGCACCGTGGCGTTCGGCTGGAAGGGTGGCATCGGCACCAGTTCGCGGCACCTGCCCGACGCGCTCGGCGGCTGGACGGTGGGCGTGCTCGTGCAGAGCAACTACGGCGGCGTGCTGACGATAAACGGCGCGCCGGTGGGGCGTGAGCTGGGCCAGTACGCGTTCCAGCGCGCGCTGGAGGCCGCGAGCCCGGACGATCCGGGCGGCGACGGAGACGGCAGCGTCATGATCGTGATCGCCACGGACGCCCCGCTGAGCGCGCGCAGCCTGGAGCGGCTGGGTGCCCGATCCATCGCCGGGCTGGCGCGCACGGGTTCGAGCATGACCAACGGCTCGGGAGATTTCGTGATCGCGTTCTCGACCGCTGAGTCGGTTAGGCGAGCGGCCGGCTCGACCTCCGGGGACGGTTCCCGCGCGATCGACGATCTGGCCAATGGCGGCATGTCGGGTCTGTTCCAGGCGGTCGCCGAGGCGACCGAGGAAGCCATCTACAATTCCTTGTTCAGGGCCACCACTGT from Gemmatimonadota bacterium includes the following:
- a CDS encoding P1 family peptidase gives rise to the protein ADAMVGWMLERPGMESVRSVNAVVGETNDGFLNDIRARPIEPGHVVAALEEASGGAVEEGAVGAGAGTVAFGWKGGIGTSSRHLPDALGGWTVGVLVQSNYGGVLTINGAPVGRELGQYAFQRALEAASPDDPGGDGDGSVMIVIATDAPLSARSLERLGARSIAGLARTGSSMTNGSGDFVIAFSTAESVRRAAGSTSGDGSRAIDDLANGGMSGLFQAVAEATEEAIYNSLFRATTVSGHRGTIEALPLEDVLSILERYGALGQDRTLPPGGPR